In a single window of the Methanobrevibacter arboriphilus JCM 13429 = DSM 1125 genome:
- a CDS encoding right-handed parallel beta-helix repeat-containing protein has protein sequence MNNIKLKSKDDSNKSIAFIFFVLLVIGGIALSINTSSAATIYDVNSTNSNNEIQDIINGMSDGDTLFFNEGVFENIGLIINKTITITASSNALIKAIVDNSTLDTGDISKYAIDRAAAFYFVNGSNNSDIHGLNITSMPGFDYLDNSSATSKNALIYALRNTNNISIHDNTLNNSAWGVFLAMSTGATTMSVYNNVVTNMADTGIINFGSGSAIINNNTISNVGRHGIDVRHGSSSNTVVSNNTITNASEGIYTMHSGGHIFANNTIINTTLSAITVYGAYDVLIQNNTMKNGIIGILLASSYRNITLTDNNFTYTSKSTSPNFGYNLVTANTATSNSNVDGTYSDSSQTPAKISIDSSYEKASITNGQTVKYTVKVSNTGNASGSNITISNILPSGVSANSVIVTKGNFSNGVWTIDSLSNDNDAILVFYAKPSKSGTFANTISATYNDNLNKGNNWVDLNGTKTTLTVDKDIKVSSSNAFSASKVKRNKYFYVTTTIKNTGLDNSSTFNSKIATTKGLKVATVSKSSYASYNKKSQTWTVKKVPAKKSITLKMKVKATKTGTQKVKVTTNGKSQTKSVKVVK, from the coding sequence GTGAATAATATTAAATTAAAGAGTAAAGATGATTCTAATAAAAGCATAGCTTTTATATTTTTTGTCTTATTGGTTATTGGTGGAATAGCTTTAAGCATTAATACTTCTTCTGCTGCAACTATTTATGATGTAAATTCTACCAATTCAAATAATGAGATACAAGATATTATAAATGGAATGTCAGATGGAGATACTTTGTTTTTTAATGAGGGAGTATTTGAAAATATAGGTTTAATTATTAATAAGACTATAACCATAACTGCTAGTTCAAACGCTCTCATAAAGGCCATAGTTGATAATTCAACATTGGACACAGGTGATATTTCTAAATATGCTATTGATAGAGCAGCAGCATTTTATTTTGTAAATGGGTCTAATAATAGTGATATTCACGGTTTAAACATTACTAGTATGCCTGGATTTGACTATTTAGATAATTCTTCTGCAACTTCAAAAAACGCATTAATTTATGCATTACGTAATACTAATAATATAAGTATTCATGATAATACTCTTAATAACTCTGCATGGGGTGTATTTTTAGCAATGAGTACTGGTGCAACTACAATGTCAGTTTATAATAATGTTGTTACTAATATGGCAGATACTGGTATAATCAATTTTGGTTCTGGTTCAGCTATAATTAATAATAATACAATATCTAATGTTGGAAGGCATGGTATAGATGTAAGGCATGGAAGCAGTTCAAATACAGTAGTTTCTAATAATACAATAACCAATGCAAGTGAAGGTATCTACACTATGCATTCTGGTGGACATATATTTGCAAATAACACAATAATTAATACTACTTTAAGTGCTATTACTGTTTATGGGGCATATGATGTTTTAATTCAAAATAATACTATGAAAAATGGGATTATTGGTATTTTATTAGCTAGTAGCTACCGTAATATAACTTTAACTGACAATAATTTCACTTACACTTCAAAATCAACCTCTCCTAACTTTGGATATAACTTAGTAACTGCAAATACTGCAACTTCTAATTCTAATGTTGATGGAACTTATTCTGATAGTTCTCAAACTCCTGCAAAAATTTCTATAGATTCTTCTTATGAAAAGGCTTCTATAACTAATGGGCAGACTGTAAAATATACTGTTAAAGTATCTAATACTGGAAATGCTTCTGGAAGCAATATAACTATCTCTAATATTTTACCTAGTGGAGTAAGTGCAAATTCTGTAATTGTAACTAAAGGTAACTTTTCTAATGGTGTATGGACTATTGATTCATTATCTAATGATAATGATGCTATTTTAGTTTTCTATGCAAAACCTTCAAAATCTGGAACTTTTGCTAATACTATTAGTGCAACCTATAATGATAACTTGAACAAAGGTAACAATTGGGTTGATCTTAATGGAACTAAAACTACATTAACTGTAGATAAAGATATTAAAGTATCTAGTAGTAATGCATTCAGTGCAAGTAAAGTAAAGAGAAATAAATATTTCTATGTAACAACTACAATTAAAAACACTGGATTAGATAACTCCAGTACATTCAATAGTAAAATAGCAACCACCAAAGGATTAAAAGTAGCAACAGTAAGTAAAAGTAGCTATGCATCATACAACAAAAAAAGCCAAACATGGACAGTCAAAAAAGTTCCTGCTAAAAAATCAATAACTTTAAAAATGAAAGTCAAAGCAACAAAAACTGGAACACAAAAAGTAAAAGTAACAACAAACGGCAAATCACAAACCAAATCTGTAAAAGTTGTTAAATAA